A genomic stretch from Lathyrus oleraceus cultivar Zhongwan6 chromosome 2, CAAS_Psat_ZW6_1.0, whole genome shotgun sequence includes:
- the LOC127117822 gene encoding leucine-rich repeat receptor-like serine/threonine-protein kinase BAM3: MNIPMSSFTFLLYTLFLFSTLSLSSSLPLSLKTQASILVSLKQDFHSKTSLKTWNISNYMSLCTTWYGIQCDTNNTSVVSLDISNLNVSGTFSSSITKLSTLRILNISNNMLNGNLTWKFSNLKELEAFDAYNNEFNSSLPLGVTELHSLKYLNLGGNFFHGEIPARYGKMMSLKYLSLAGNDLRGFIPFEIGNLSGLTHLFLGYYNEFEGGIPKDFGNLVSLVHLDLANCGLKGEIPHELGELYKLDTLFLQTNQLSGSIPSELGNLTSLKSLDLSNNELIGNIPNEFSNLRELTLLNLFINKLYGVIPSFVSELPNLEVLKLWQNGFEGSIPSKLGENGRLIELDLSTNKLAGQVPRSLCIGKKLKILILLNNFLVGSLPNELGECYTLQRVRLGRNYLTGSIPNGFLYLPEISLLELQNNFLSGFLAQQEITNTNSSKLREMNLSNNRFSGSLPSSIGYFPNLQILLLHGNRFSGEIPQDIGKLKNILRLDMSFNNFSGKIPIEIGECFSLTYLDLSQNQLSGPIPIQVSQIHILNYLNVSWNNLNQTLPKELGSIKGLTSADFSHNNFSGSIPEIGQFSMFNSTSFIGNPKLCGYETSPCNRSSSETSESPNQENGPTKRGILVKYKLLFALALLVCSLVFATFAITKSRKGIRKDSNSWKLTAFQKIEYGSEDILGCVKESNIIGRGGAGVVYGGTMPNGEKVAVKKLLGVNKGSSYDNGLSAEIKTLGRIRHRYIVKLLAFCSNGDTNLLVYEYMTNGSLGEVLHGKRGGFLEWKVRVKIASEAAQGLCYLHHDCCPLIVHRDVKSNNILLDSEFEAHVADFGLAKFLLQENNGGTSECMSSIVGSYGYIAPEYAYTLKVDEKSDVYSFGVVLLELLTGRRPVEDFGEDGVDIVQWTKLQTDWNKESVVKILDGRLHQIPIEEAMHIFFVAMCCVEEQSVERPTMREVVEMLAQVKQPNIFHV; this comes from the exons ATGAATATTCCTATGTCTTCTTTCACCTTTCTTCTCTACACCCTCTTTCTTTTCTCTActctttctctttcttcatcACTTCCATTGTCTTTGAAAACACAAGCTTCTATCTTAGTTTCTCTCAAACAAGATTTCCATTCCAAAACATCCTTAAAAACATGGAACATCTCTAACTACATGTCCCTTTGTACAACATGGTATGGCATCCAATGTGACACAAACAACACTTCTGTTGTGTCACTAGACATATCAAACTTGAATGTTTCTGGAACCTTCTCATCTTCCATCACAAAGCTATCAACCTTGAGAATCCTCAACATATCTAACAACATGCTCAATGGAAACCTTACTTGGAAATTCTCAAACCTCAAAGAGCTTGAGGCttttgatgcttacaacaatgaGTTCAATTCTTCACTTCCTCTTGGAGTCACTGAGTTGCATAGTCTTAAGTACTTGAATCTCGGCGGAAACTTTTTCCATGGAGAGATTCCTGCAAGATATGGAAAGATGATGAGTTTGAAATATCTGTCTCTTGCAGGTAATGATTTGAGAGGCTTCATACCTTTTGAGATTGGAAATCTTAGTGGTTTGACACATCTTTTTTTAGGTTATTACAATGAGTTTGAAGGTGGAATTCCAAAAGATTTTGGTAATCTTGTTAGTTTGGTTCATCTTGATCTTGCTAACTGTGGTTTGAAAGGTGAAATTCCACATGAGTTAGGTGAACTTTACAAACTAGACACACTTTTCTTGCAGACCAATCAACTTAGTGGTTCGATTCCTTCGGAATTAGGGAATTTAACTAGTTTGAAATCTCTTGATTTGTCGAACAACGAGTTGATTGGAAACATACCGAATGAGTTTTCGAATCTTCGTGAACTCACACTCTTGAATTTGTTCATCAACAAACTCTATGGTGTGATTCCATCTTTTGTTTCTGAGTTACCGAATTTGGAAGTGTTGAAGCTTTGGCAGAACGGTTTCGAGGGTTCTATTCCTTCGAAGCTTGGAGAGAATGGTAGATTGATCGAGCTTGATTTATCGACGAACAAGCTCGCCGGACAAGTTCCTAGATCTTTATGCATTGGAAAAAAGCTCAAGATTTTGATTTTACTCAACAATTTTCTGGTTGGTTCTTTGCCTAATGAACTTGGTGAATGTTACACGCTTCAAAGAGTTCGTTTAGGACGAAACTATTTAACAGGTTCGATACCGAATGGTTTTCTCTATTTGCCTGAAATTTCACTTCTTGAACTACAGAACAATTTTCTCAGTGGTTTTCTTGCACAGCAAGAAATCACAAACACAAACAGTTCTAAACTCAGAGAGATGAATCTGTCGAACAATCGTTTTTCCGGATCTCTCCCGAGTTCTATCGGATATTTTCCGAATTTGCAGATTCTGCTTCTTCATGGAAATAGATTCTCAGGTGAAATTCCTCAAGATATAGGAAAGCTGAAGAACATTCTAAGGTTGGATATGAGTTTCAACAATTTTTCAGGAAAAATTCCTATTGAGATAGGTGAATGTTTTTCACTTACCTATTTAGATTTGAGTCAGAATCAATTATCAGGTCCTATTCCAATTCAGGTTTCACAGATTCACATACTTAACTATCTTAATGTGTCATGGAACAATCTAAACCAAACACTCCCTAAGGAACTTGGTTCTATTAAGGGCTTAACTTCTGCTGATTTCTCTCATAACAACTTCTCTGGCTCAATTCCTGAAATAGGACAATTCTCGATGTTCAATTCTACTTCCTTTATTGGTAATCCGAAGTTATGTGGATATGAAACGAGTCCATGTAACCGTTCTTCATCAGAAACATCCGAGTCTCCGAATCAAGAAAACGGCCCTACGAAACGTGGAATTCTGGTAAAGTATAAGCTTCTATTTGCATTAGCACTTTTGGTTTGTTCGTTGGTTTTCGCAACGTTTGCTATAACCAAAAGTCGAAAAGGAATTCGAAAGGACTCGAATTCATGGAAGTTAACAGCATTTCAGAAGATTGAATATGGAAGTGAAGACATCTTAGGTTGTGTAAAAGAGAGTAACATCATAGGAAGAGGTGGAGCAGGTGTTGTATATGGAGGAACAATGCCGAATGGAGAAAAAGTAGCTGTGAAAAAGTTGTTAGGAGTTAACAAAGGTAGTTCTTATGATAATGGTTTATCAGCTGAAATAAAAACACTTGGTAGAATAAGGCATAGATACATTGTGAAGTTGTTGGCATTTTGTTCAAATGGAGACACAAATTTGCTTGTTTATGAGTATATGACAAATGGTAGTTTAGGTGAAGTGTTGCATGGAAAAAGAGGGGGGTTTCTTGAGTGGAAAGTTAGGGTGAAAATAGCAAGTGAAGCTGCTCAAGGACTTTGCTATTTGCACCATGATTGTTGTCCTTTGATAGTTCATAGAGATGTTAAGTCAAATAACATTTTGTTGGATTCTGAATTTGAAGCTCATGTTGCTGATTTTGGACTTGCTAAGTTTTTGTTGCAAGAGAATAATGGTGGAACTTCTGAATGCATGTCTTCTATTGTTGGTTCTTACGGATACATTGCTCCAG AATATGCATACACATTGAAAGTGGATGAGAAGAGTGATGTATATAGCTTTGGAGTGGTGCTACTAGAGCTATTGACAGGGAGAAGACCAGTGGAAGATTTTGGTGAAGATGGAGTGGATATTGTTCAATGGACAAAGTTACAAACTGATTGGAACAAAGAAAGTGTGGTGAAGATTCTTGATGGAAGGTTACATCAAATTCCTATAGAGGAAGCAATGCATATATTCTTTGTGGCTATGTGTTGTGTTGAAGAGCAAAGTGTGGAAAGACCAACTATGAGGGAAGTTGTTGAGATGCTAGCACAAGTAAAGCAACCAAATATCTTTCATGTGTAG